One part of the Marinobacterium rhizophilum genome encodes these proteins:
- a CDS encoding FAD-dependent monooxygenase, with product MAGLTIGISGGGVGGLAAAIALRAQGHKVIVFEQAAEFARIGADINLTPNAVRALDGLGVGEKLRETAARPSYRISRLWDSGEETSRLEMADSAVQKYGAPQLTTHRADLLSALQAAIPADAIRFGKKVRQLEQCDGGVRLQFEDGTEDTVDVLVGADGIHSTTRTALFGQDAPEFTGIVSYRAVVPAHKLDVPNLDCFTKWWGPIPEMQIVTFPLNRGRDTFVFATTPLDNWHHESWTMSGDVNELREIYKDFHPEARALLQGCTEVTKSALYVREPLPLWSEGAVTLLGDAAHPMVPFMAQGACMAIEDAVVLGRAFEGVTRTDVGQALQCYENARKERTARVQRGSRGNEWLKAGGNADWVYGYDAWNVPLNG from the coding sequence ATGGCGGGTTTGACTATCGGAATCAGTGGTGGCGGCGTGGGCGGTTTGGCGGCGGCGATTGCGCTGCGGGCCCAGGGCCACAAGGTCATCGTATTTGAGCAGGCTGCGGAGTTCGCTCGTATCGGCGCGGATATCAACCTGACACCCAACGCGGTACGTGCCCTGGACGGCCTGGGTGTGGGCGAAAAACTGCGGGAAACCGCGGCGCGGCCGAGTTACCGCATCAGCCGCCTGTGGGATAGCGGCGAAGAAACATCACGCCTGGAGATGGCCGACAGCGCGGTGCAGAAGTACGGCGCCCCCCAGCTGACCACGCACAGGGCCGACCTGCTGAGTGCGCTGCAGGCGGCGATTCCAGCCGATGCCATTCGTTTCGGCAAGAAAGTCCGTCAACTAGAGCAGTGCGACGGCGGTGTCAGGCTGCAGTTTGAAGACGGCACTGAGGATACCGTTGATGTGCTGGTGGGGGCCGATGGCATTCACTCGACGACCCGAACGGCACTGTTCGGGCAGGATGCACCGGAGTTCACCGGTATCGTTTCCTACCGTGCGGTGGTTCCGGCGCACAAGCTCGATGTTCCGAACCTGGACTGTTTCACCAAATGGTGGGGCCCCATTCCGGAAATGCAGATCGTGACCTTCCCACTGAACCGGGGGCGCGACACCTTTGTGTTTGCGACCACGCCACTGGACAACTGGCATCACGAATCCTGGACCATGTCCGGTGATGTCAATGAACTGCGCGAGATTTACAAGGACTTCCACCCCGAGGCGCGGGCACTGCTGCAGGGCTGCACTGAGGTCACCAAGTCGGCACTGTACGTGCGCGAACCCCTGCCGCTGTGGTCCGAGGGAGCAGTGACGTTGCTGGGGGATGCCGCGCATCCGATGGTGCCCTTTATGGCCCAGGGCGCCTGTATGGCGATCGAGGATGCGGTCGTGCTGGGGCGGGCCTTTGAAGGTGTCACTCGCACAGATGTAGGACAGGCACTGCAGTGTTACGAAAACGCCCGCAAGGAACGTACCGCCCGGGTGCAGCGGGGTTCCCGTGGCAATGAGTGGCTGAAGGCTGGCGGCAATGCCGACTGGGTCTACGGCTATGACGCCTGGAATGTGCCGTTGAACGGATGA
- a CDS encoding TAXI family TRAP transporter solute-binding subunit, with protein sequence MIRRAVISSLVTGLLLAPGLEAKTFTIGTNPQGSLAYSIGSAIAKVLTLQTDDRYLVVPRGGPVVTTPLLDKGELDFSISASMIPAYAHSGHALFNGSTYSNIYVVADLIPFQSGVFVKTDSDIRTIGDLKGRKVPTDFKNQSILSDFLNATLSTASLTHADLDGIPTPNGIRGVQDFMAGKTEAAVFSPGAGIVLQADNAVGGIRYLPIDKTPENEKRVADLIPGSHIQTLQPTKSQPGIGPDTHVIAASFLLLSSGHVDDATIRTVVEVLHDNKEALVAALGAFRNYEPDHMLRDVKAPYHPVVTAYFADREGQPRQ encoded by the coding sequence ATGATAAGAAGAGCGGTTATCTCCAGCCTGGTCACCGGACTGCTACTGGCACCGGGCCTGGAAGCCAAAACCTTTACCATCGGCACCAACCCCCAGGGCTCACTGGCCTACTCGATTGGCTCGGCCATCGCCAAGGTGCTGACGCTGCAAACCGACGACCGCTACCTGGTGGTACCGCGTGGTGGACCGGTCGTCACGACTCCCCTGCTGGATAAGGGCGAGCTGGACTTCTCGATTTCAGCCAGCATGATTCCGGCCTATGCCCACAGCGGCCATGCCCTCTTCAACGGCAGCACCTACAGCAATATTTACGTGGTAGCCGACCTGATTCCCTTCCAGTCCGGTGTTTTCGTCAAGACCGACTCCGATATCAGGACCATCGGGGACCTGAAGGGTCGCAAGGTGCCCACGGATTTCAAGAACCAGTCGATACTGAGCGACTTTCTGAACGCCACCCTGAGCACAGCCAGCCTGACCCACGCCGATCTGGATGGCATCCCCACCCCCAACGGTATTCGTGGCGTACAGGATTTCATGGCGGGCAAAACCGAGGCGGCGGTGTTCTCGCCAGGGGCCGGCATCGTGCTGCAGGCCGATAATGCCGTGGGGGGTATTCGTTATCTGCCCATCGACAAGACTCCGGAGAACGAAAAGCGCGTCGCCGACCTTATCCCCGGCTCCCATATCCAGACCCTGCAACCGACCAAGTCACAACCGGGCATCGGCCCGGACACTCATGTTATCGCCGCATCCTTCCTGCTGCTGTCATCCGGACATGTCGACGACGCCACCATCAGAACGGTGGTCGAGGTGCTGCATGACAACAAGGAAGCGCTGGTCGCGGCCCTGGGAGCCTTTCGCAACTATGAACCGGATCACATGCTTCGCGATGTCAAGGCGCCGTACCATCCCGTGGTCACGGCCTATTTTGCCGACAGGGAAGGCCAGCCACGGCAATAG
- a CDS encoding nucleotidyltransferase family protein — translation MEDGNGAIALVMAAGRARRFGADKRCEMLLPDCTLLQATVQSMAAAFDSVRVVIRSDDDPAELGLESAMAVVRSPRADQGLGLSIADGFSTLHGSQATAAAVLLGDMPCIAPGTFTMLIEQAAADRIVRPEYQGHAGHPVIFGRNFWGELSQLQDEEGARSVIQRHPEACMRIKVDDPGVLMDADRPEDLEALRARYQGMRGSVS, via the coding sequence ATGGAGGATGGTAACGGGGCGATCGCCCTGGTGATGGCGGCTGGCCGGGCACGGCGCTTTGGCGCCGACAAACGGTGTGAAATGCTGCTGCCGGATTGCACCCTGCTGCAGGCCACGGTGCAGTCCATGGCGGCGGCGTTCGATAGCGTGCGGGTGGTGATTCGAAGCGATGACGACCCTGCAGAGCTGGGGTTGGAGTCGGCAATGGCAGTCGTCCGTTCCCCCCGTGCCGATCAGGGCCTGGGTTTGAGCATCGCGGACGGATTCAGCACGCTGCATGGCTCGCAAGCAACGGCCGCGGCCGTGCTGCTGGGGGATATGCCCTGTATCGCGCCCGGGACCTTCACCATGTTGATCGAGCAGGCGGCAGCGGATCGCATCGTCCGCCCTGAGTATCAGGGTCATGCTGGGCATCCCGTGATATTCGGGCGCAACTTCTGGGGCGAGCTGTCACAGCTGCAGGATGAGGAGGGTGCACGCTCGGTGATCCAGCGTCACCCAGAGGCCTGCATGCGCATCAAGGTGGATGACCCCGGTGTGCTGATGGATGCCGACAGGCCCGAGGATCTCGAGGCGCTGCGGGCACGCTATCAAGGCATGCGGGGCTCCGTTAGTTGA